The genomic interval CATGACTGGGAAGTGAGAGCACACATACTTACCATGGGCAGCTTGCTTCCAGGAATGCTGGGAAAGTCATGATGCTCCATGTGATAGCCGACATTGAAAGTTATTAAATTCAGAGATCCGTAGTAGGAATAGGTTTCGTATCCTTTCATAAACATGTAATGTTCTGCAATAAAATGTCCAGAGATGGGGTGAAACCCCAAACAAAAAACTGAGCCAGCAAGCAGGTAGACAACAGGCTTCAGGCCACACATGTGATACAGtaagaaatctacagaaaactgGACAAGGGCATTAAATAGCTCCATCCTGCTGATGGGTTTTGGATTCACATATAATGGCCGTAATACATAGAAAAGTGGCTGTAAGATCAGCCATAAGAATTTACGTAAGGGAGTGCAGAAGAACCATCCTTCAAAATCAGTTGGTATATCCACATCCAGGGAGTCTCCTCCTAGATACCGATGGTGATCGATGTGATACTTTTTAAAGGACGCAGAGTATGGCATGCCAATGGGCAAGTTGGCAATCACTGCAAACCACCTGTTCCACTTAGCCTGCCGGTTACCAAATGCTACATTGTGGGAGATATCGTGGATAGCCAAAGTCAATGAGTGATTCACACACCCGCCAAATGCATATGCCCAAAATAAAACCCATTTCCAAGCCAAGTCTCTGACTAGATGACAGACCAGAAGCTGAGCAGCAACCATCGCCAAGACAACCCATTTTAGGTGGGGGTCCGGTCCCATAAGAGATTTGATTTCTGGATACTTGGCTAcaataaaaaaaggaaatattTCAAAACACTGTCTCGAATAAAATGTGTCAATATAGTTCACAAGTGATATTCAGTTGTACAGTTTGCTAGAGAAGCCAAAAGATAAAATTCTGACTCTCCCTGCTTCCGATAAAGGTACTGTACCATAGAAGATTTAAACCTCTATCCACCCCAGGAGATttccagtgctcccattgaataGAAATGGAGTGAGGGGAGGAGTCGCATCTGCATACAACATGCATGCTCTCGATATGATGCTGCTTTCACCTTTGCCAATGTAAgatccctaagggctagttcacatggggcaaagcgGTCAGGATTTTGCCGCGgagtccacgtcaaaatcctgccgcctctcagtgaaatgggagccagtcatttcctttttccgtaagtggtttgttcccgctcacggaaaaaagaagcgacatgcccttacTTCAGGCATCCGCCTCGTGACACCACCctcaggactaggcccattcatttgggcctaatccggagtggaaagccgcgacagcatgccggtgcactgcactggcatcctgtcgcggccgctgcgacggaatgtgttcacgcggaatcCTGTGTGATCTAGCCCTTACTGCTGTCATTTTGGTTTTTACTCCACACTTTCTAAATGCCATAACCTAcacatttttttgtttcagaaCTTAAGATGTTTctttgtaggacaaattgtactaAAACTTGATATgtaccattttcttatgggttttgtgtcTACAATATTCGATGTCCAGTAAAAGTGCGATTATCTTGTCagtgccatcatgtcaataccaaatttatttcgTTTTTGTTATGCCAAACTGTATGCAAAAcgacaacagttttggaaatcgctgtatgtatttttccgcaaagtggcgaTGGGATTCACTtgcatcctatccactttgctgtgaatgTAAAATTTGGCTTTTATTTCTGTGAcgtttatgctacatggggcctaggCCTTAAAACATTTAAAAGAATAGGTGATAAGTGTATGATAGTTGGAGGTCCAACCACTA from Leptodactylus fuscus isolate aLepFus1 chromosome 7, aLepFus1.hap2, whole genome shotgun sequence carries:
- the DEGS2 gene encoding sphingolipid delta(4)-desaturase/C4-monooxygenase DES2, whose amino-acid sequence is MGNKVTRGDFEWVYTDQPHTERRKEILAKYPEIKSLMGPDPHLKWVVLAMVAAQLLVCHLVRDLAWKWVLFWAYAFGGCVNHSLTLAIHDISHNVAFGNRQAKWNRWFAVIANLPIGMPYSASFKKYHIDHHRYLGGDSLDVDIPTDFEGWFFCTPLRKFLWLILQPLFYVLRPLYVNPKPISRMELFNALVQFSVDFLLYHMCGLKPVVYLLAGSVFCLGFHPISGHFIAEHYMFMKGYETYSYYGSLNLITFNVGYHMEHHDFPSIPGSKLPMVRKIASEFYDGLPQHQSWVQVLWDFIFNVEIGPYSRIKRKCKLVNTR